A genomic window from Cryobacterium sp. SO2 includes:
- a CDS encoding LysE/ArgO family amino acid transporter: MTPATTLLPALLGLLTGLSLIVAIGAQNAFVLRLGIEGRTRVIAPVVAICALSDAALILAGVLGMGTLVQAAPAVMQVVRIGGAAFLLGYGLWAARRAIRPGALVLTGAPSVTGMRVAVGTVLALTWLNPHVYLDTVVLLGSVASQQDAAGRWWWVGGAMLGSLLWFAGLGFGARLLRPVFARPRAWRVLDGIIAVVMLVLGARLAFDL, encoded by the coding sequence ATGACCCCCGCGACAACACTCCTGCCCGCCCTCCTGGGCCTGCTCACGGGGCTCTCCCTCATCGTCGCCATCGGCGCCCAGAACGCGTTCGTCCTGCGGCTCGGGATCGAGGGCCGCACCCGGGTGATCGCACCGGTGGTCGCCATCTGCGCTCTCTCCGATGCCGCACTGATTCTCGCCGGGGTCCTCGGCATGGGCACTCTCGTGCAGGCGGCGCCGGCGGTCATGCAGGTCGTGCGGATCGGCGGGGCCGCCTTCCTGCTCGGCTACGGCCTGTGGGCCGCGCGCCGCGCCATCCGCCCCGGGGCCCTGGTGCTCACCGGAGCGCCGTCCGTGACGGGGATGCGCGTGGCTGTCGGCACGGTACTCGCCCTCACCTGGCTCAACCCGCACGTCTACCTGGACACGGTCGTGCTCCTCGGCTCCGTCGCCTCGCAGCAGGATGCCGCCGGGCGCTGGTGGTGGGTGGGCGGCGCCATGCTGGGCAGCCTGCTCTGGTTTGCCGGCCTCGGTTTCGGGGCGCGCCTGCTGCGCCCGGTCTTCGCCCGCCCGCGCGCCTGGCGGGTGCTCGACGGCATCATCGCCGTGGTCATGCTCGTGCTGGGCGCGCGGCTGGCGTTCGACCTG
- a CDS encoding LysR family transcriptional regulator ArgP, with the protein MQRFTLEQLGTLLALMEEGTFDAAARRLHVTASAVSQRVKAMEQASGRVLVQRTTPVALTAAGAVVLRYARQVELLEADTERLLQDAAPAGRPARVSLAVNADSLATWFLGALAPVAAERDVAFDLHREDQEHTLSLLRAGAVMAAVTSSHETIQGCVTEPLGRMRYRAVATPAFVDRWLQDGLATLSQAPVVTFDRNDDLQDAFLRAQAGRPGAAPRHVIPASNDFARAVLLGLGWGVLPEQQCLEEIADGRLVDLAAAHPVDVPLYWQRWNLSSPLLDAVSAAVREAASRDLWAL; encoded by the coding sequence ATGCAGCGATTCACCCTGGAACAGCTCGGCACCCTCCTCGCCCTGATGGAGGAGGGCACCTTCGATGCGGCCGCCCGCCGCCTGCACGTCACGGCCTCCGCCGTGTCCCAGCGGGTGAAGGCCATGGAGCAGGCCTCCGGCCGGGTGCTCGTGCAGCGTACGACCCCCGTGGCGCTCACGGCGGCCGGCGCTGTGGTGCTGCGTTATGCGCGCCAGGTCGAACTCCTCGAGGCCGACACCGAACGCTTGCTCCAGGACGCCGCGCCGGCTGGTCGGCCGGCGCGCGTCTCCCTCGCCGTCAACGCCGACAGCCTGGCCACCTGGTTTCTCGGCGCGCTGGCGCCAGTGGCCGCCGAACGCGATGTGGCCTTCGATCTGCACCGCGAGGATCAGGAGCACACGCTCTCGCTGCTGCGCGCCGGCGCCGTCATGGCCGCGGTCACCTCCAGCCACGAAACCATCCAGGGCTGCGTGACCGAACCGCTCGGCCGGATGCGGTACCGCGCTGTAGCTACCCCGGCCTTCGTCGACCGCTGGCTCCAGGACGGCCTGGCGACATTGTCTCAGGCGCCCGTGGTGACGTTCGACCGCAACGACGACCTGCAGGATGCGTTCCTCCGCGCCCAGGCGGGACGCCCCGGCGCCGCGCCGCGACACGTCATCCCCGCCTCGAACGACTTCGCAAGGGCCGTGCTGCTGGGCCTGGGCTGGGGCGTGCTGCCCGAACAGCAGTGCCTGGAAGAGATCGCCGACGGCCGGCTCGTGGACCTGGCGGCCGCGCATCCGGTGGACGTGCCGCTGTACTGGCAACGATGGAACCTGTCGTCGCCACTGCTCGATGCCGTGTCGGCGGCCGTGCGGGAGGCGGCGAGCCGGGACCTCTGGGCGCTCTGA